The following are from one region of the Prochlorococcus marinus str. SB genome:
- a CDS encoding TenA family protein produces the protein MKITKKLWEDNYEIALLSLNTKFVQGLKNGSLPKNIFQEYLAQDYFFLETFAKAYGLAVSKSKDKYSIRKLSELLMGVSEELILHETYAKEWDIDLSNNYIKKATKNYTDFLDDTSKRLSSIEIMFAMTPCMRLYSWIGKRLYKEDFDIKYKEWIITYSDESFEKLADSLENLIETNKGTYDINQAKYLYRRAMELELDFFNAYSDF, from the coding sequence ATGAAAATAACAAAAAAACTTTGGGAGGATAATTATGAGATTGCTTTACTAAGTTTAAATACAAAATTTGTTCAAGGTTTAAAGAATGGAAGTCTCCCTAAAAATATATTTCAAGAATATTTAGCTCAAGATTATTTCTTTTTAGAGACTTTTGCTAAGGCTTATGGTCTTGCAGTTTCTAAATCAAAAGATAAGTACTCAATAAGGAAGTTAAGTGAGCTGTTAATGGGAGTTTCAGAGGAGTTAATACTTCATGAAACGTATGCAAAAGAATGGGATATTGATTTGTCTAATAACTATATAAAAAAAGCCACTAAAAATTATACAGATTTTCTTGATGATACTTCCAAAAGACTTAGCTCTATTGAAATAATGTTTGCAATGACTCCATGTATGCGACTTTATTCTTGGATAGGAAAAAGATTGTATAAGGAGGATTTTGACATTAAATATAAAGAATGGATAATTACTTATTCTGATGAGAGCTTTGAAAAGCTAGCAGATTCGCTTGAAAATCTTATTGAGACTAATAAGGGAACATATGATATTAATCAGGCCAAATATTTATACAGAAGAGCTATGGAATTGGAGTTAGATTTTTTTAATGCATATTCAGATTTCTGA
- a CDS encoding FAD-binding domain-containing protein: MKEINILWFKKDLRIFDNEALCEAIKDNDILPIYVIELDIWSQNTHSDRQWQFCKESLIDLRNALTEIGQPLIIRTGNVINIFDEISSKFKIKGIYSHQETGDWLTYKRDQKVREWALSKNIIWKEFLQFSVFRGNLDRNNWSKKWQENSEKNLLKAPLRINSINFNIGELPSDEIFTFKKATCPGRMKGGRKKGLERMQYFFSNKLDSYSKDISSPEKSFDSCSRLSPYICWGCISLKEIYKKANISKNNNSRILKSRLTWHCHFIQKLESEPELEFREYHPFFKNIREKNNELLYSWSSGNTGFPFVDACMRSLNFNGWINFRMRAMLMSFASYNLWLPWQDSGTELANKFVDYEPGIHWNQCQMQSGTTSINTNRIYNPIKQGKDHDPQGKFIKKWIPELKDISLNFIHEPWLLSRFNQEEYEQINYIRPIIDIPNSTKTAKKKIQEITKKDGYWDISKEIYLKHGSRKRLRKNINNKKTVSKEKEKQYELKLDF; encoded by the coding sequence ATGAAAGAAATAAATATTTTATGGTTTAAGAAAGATTTAAGAATTTTTGATAACGAAGCTCTCTGTGAGGCTATAAAAGATAATGATATTTTACCTATTTATGTTATTGAGTTAGATATTTGGAGCCAAAATACTCATTCAGATAGACAATGGCAATTTTGCAAAGAAAGTTTAATAGATTTAAGAAATGCACTTACTGAGATTGGACAACCATTAATTATTAGGACTGGGAATGTAATTAATATTTTTGATGAAATTAGTTCAAAATTTAAAATCAAAGGTATATATAGCCATCAAGAAACCGGAGATTGGCTTACTTATAAAAGAGATCAAAAAGTAAGAGAATGGGCTTTAAGCAAAAATATTATTTGGAAGGAATTTCTGCAATTTTCAGTTTTTAGAGGAAATTTAGATAGGAATAATTGGTCTAAAAAGTGGCAAGAAAATTCCGAAAAAAACTTACTTAAAGCTCCATTAAGAATTAATTCTATTAACTTTAATATTGGAGAATTACCCTCAGACGAAATTTTTACCTTTAAAAAAGCAACTTGTCCAGGAAGAATGAAAGGTGGCAGAAAGAAAGGTTTAGAGAGAATGCAATACTTCTTTAGTAATAAATTAGATTCTTATTCAAAAGATATATCTAGCCCAGAAAAATCATTTGATAGTTGTTCAAGACTATCCCCATATATTTGTTGGGGATGCATTTCATTAAAAGAAATTTATAAAAAGGCAAATATATCAAAAAACAATAATTCAAGGATTTTAAAAAGCAGATTAACTTGGCATTGTCATTTTATTCAGAAACTTGAAAGTGAGCCAGAACTAGAGTTTAGGGAATACCATCCTTTTTTTAAAAATATTAGAGAAAAAAATAATGAATTACTTTATTCATGGAGTTCAGGTAATACGGGCTTTCCTTTTGTAGATGCATGTATGCGTTCATTAAATTTCAATGGATGGATTAACTTCAGGATGAGAGCGATGTTAATGTCTTTTGCTAGCTATAATTTATGGCTACCATGGCAAGATTCAGGTACTGAATTAGCAAATAAATTTGTAGATTATGAGCCTGGAATACATTGGAACCAATGCCAAATGCAATCTGGAACTACTTCTATAAATACCAATAGAATTTATAATCCTATTAAGCAGGGAAAAGATCATGATCCTCAAGGAAAATTTATAAAAAAATGGATACCAGAATTAAAGGATATATCACTTAATTTCATTCATGAACCATGGCTATTATCTAGATTTAATCAAGAAGAATATGAACAAATTAATTACATAAGACCAATAATTGACATCCCAAATAGCACTAAAACTGCAAAGAAGAAAATCCAGGAAATCACTAAAAAGGATGGATATTGGGATATCTCAAAAGAAATTTATTTAAAGCATGGCTCTAGAAAAAGGCTTAGAAAAAATATAAATAATAAAAAAACTGTTTCTAAGGAAAAGGAAAAACAATACGAACTGAAATTAGATTTCTAA
- the pip gene encoding prolyl aminopeptidase, with the protein MKDQDLFPKIEVREKGFLQVSDIHTIYWERSGNPNGKKILVIHGGPGGGSQPRYRRYFDPDKFDIIQFDQRGCGSSTPFSELKENTTNHLVDDIEKLRILLKIDSWHLFGGSWGSTLSLIYAIKNPSRVMSLTLRGIFLCRKFELLWFYQYGASEIFPDEFEEYISVIPKEERNDLISSFYKYLTSSDVNLRSKAAAAWTKWELSTSHLINKKFDFDKSEVNSFSDAFARIECHYFINNIFLEDDFILKNIRAIESIPTKIIQGRYDVVCPVRSAWDLNKKLKNSELIIVNDAGHSMSEKGITIELIKAVKGIQNL; encoded by the coding sequence ATGAAAGATCAAGACTTGTTTCCTAAAATTGAAGTTCGTGAAAAGGGATTTTTACAAGTAAGTGATATTCATACGATTTATTGGGAAAGATCTGGCAATCCAAATGGTAAAAAAATACTAGTTATTCATGGAGGGCCAGGAGGAGGAAGTCAACCAAGATATAGAAGATACTTTGATCCAGATAAATTTGATATTATACAATTCGATCAAAGGGGTTGCGGTTCTTCAACTCCTTTCTCCGAATTAAAAGAAAATACGACTAATCATTTAGTTGATGATATTGAGAAATTAAGGATTCTATTAAAAATAGATAGTTGGCATTTGTTTGGTGGATCTTGGGGCTCAACACTTTCACTTATATATGCAATTAAAAATCCCTCAAGAGTTATGAGCTTAACTTTGAGAGGAATATTTTTATGTAGAAAGTTTGAATTATTGTGGTTCTATCAATATGGTGCAAGTGAGATATTCCCTGATGAATTTGAAGAATATATTTCTGTAATACCAAAAGAAGAAAGAAATGATTTAATAAGTTCTTTTTACAAATATCTAACATCTTCAGATGTGAATCTTAGATCAAAAGCAGCAGCAGCTTGGACAAAATGGGAACTCTCAACTAGTCATTTAATAAATAAAAAATTTGATTTTGATAAGTCTGAAGTTAATTCTTTTTCAGATGCCTTTGCAAGGATCGAATGTCATTATTTTATTAATAATATTTTCTTAGAAGATGATTTTATTTTGAAAAATATAAGAGCAATAGAATCGATTCCAACAAAAATAATTCAAGGGAGGTATGACGTTGTATGTCCTGTTAGGAGTGCTTGGGATCTTAATAAGAAATTAAAGAATTCTGAATTAATTATTGTTAATGATGCTGGTCATTCAATGAGTGAAAAAGGTATTACTATCGAATTAATAAAAGCTGTAAAAGGAATTCAAAATCTCTAA
- a CDS encoding CPBP family intramembrane glutamic endopeptidase: MILIRSFFLLRPRFLSTIFFIPILYGIGWVLSQPLLLFNFEKDNLSLIGTIITFLLFIFLLPYWFHIKRNKSSAWILLGITKDKFLKNFFHFSKGILFALVLIILILVPLLQNNYISWIGEFSPIILLNSILLGLGVGFAEEIIFRGWLLEELKFEYGTKISIALQAIIFSFVHNLSNEIFWNIVGLRLGFILLGIFLSLVKIRDKGSLWNCIGIHGGLVGIWFLLNNGLIEFKENTPSFLAGPFTQNIPNPIGSFSAILILLILCIFYTVQSKKIFTRRIN; the protein is encoded by the coding sequence ATGATACTAATTAGAAGTTTTTTTCTTTTAAGACCAAGATTTTTATCCACTATATTTTTTATTCCTATTCTTTATGGAATTGGCTGGGTGTTATCTCAGCCACTTTTATTGTTTAATTTTGAAAAAGATAATTTATCCTTAATTGGTACTATTATTACTTTCTTACTTTTTATCTTTTTACTCCCATATTGGTTTCATATCAAACGAAATAAATCAAGTGCTTGGATACTTCTTGGGATAACAAAAGACAAATTCTTAAAAAACTTTTTCCATTTTTCTAAAGGTATTTTATTTGCTTTAGTTTTAATAATTCTAATTCTGGTACCACTATTGCAAAATAATTATATTTCTTGGATAGGTGAATTCTCTCCAATAATATTGTTAAATTCTATTTTACTGGGATTAGGTGTTGGATTCGCAGAGGAAATAATTTTTAGAGGCTGGTTACTAGAAGAATTAAAATTTGAATATGGTACAAAAATATCAATAGCTTTACAAGCTATAATTTTTAGCTTTGTTCATAATTTATCAAATGAGATCTTTTGGAACATAGTAGGATTACGTTTGGGATTTATTTTACTTGGGATATTTCTATCATTAGTAAAAATTAGAGATAAAGGTTCTTTATGGAATTGCATAGGAATTCATGGAGGACTAGTGGGTATTTGGTTTTTATTAAATAACGGATTAATAGAATTCAAAGAAAATACACCTTCTTTTTTAGCAGGGCCTTTTACACAAAATATTCCAAACCCAATCGGAAGCTTTAGTGCAATTTTAATATTACTTATATTATGTATTTTTTATACCGTACAATCAAAAAAGATTTTTACTAGACGTATTAATTAG
- a CDS encoding DUF1651 domain-containing protein, producing the protein MNSTNDFWLIDSNFVGVMHFYKDRDYSDKSIDYMFIEEGIIMGIHGENPPLMKTRKKIVIEEARLLWQKLLNEGWQKTNKKW; encoded by the coding sequence TTGAATTCAACTAATGATTTCTGGTTAATTGACTCTAATTTTGTAGGGGTGATGCATTTCTACAAAGATAGAGATTATTCTGATAAATCTATTGATTATATGTTTATTGAAGAAGGAATTATTATGGGAATTCATGGAGAAAATCCTCCATTAATGAAAACTAGAAAAAAAATTGTTATTGAAGAAGCGAGATTATTATGGCAAAAATTGTTAAATGAAGGTTGGCAAAAAACTAATAAAAAATGGTGA
- the arfB gene encoding alternative ribosome rescue aminoacyl-tRNA hydrolase ArfB, with translation MDLKITKTLVIPSNEIKWRFSRSSGPGGQNVNKIESRVEIIFDLEDSKVLNDYQKEILKRNLKNKLVNNSLRLAVQEHRNQLLNRQLALMKFSSIIKNALNKPFKLRKSTQPTKASQKKRVEVKKKRGELKKSRQKEKIYQI, from the coding sequence ATGGATTTAAAAATTACTAAAACATTAGTAATCCCATCCAACGAAATTAAATGGCGATTTTCCAGATCCTCCGGTCCTGGAGGGCAAAATGTAAATAAAATTGAAAGCAGAGTAGAGATTATTTTTGATTTAGAAGATTCCAAAGTATTAAATGATTATCAGAAAGAAATTCTTAAAAGAAACTTGAAAAACAAATTAGTAAATAATAGCTTGCGTTTAGCGGTTCAAGAACACAGAAATCAATTATTAAATAGGCAGCTAGCTTTAATGAAATTTAGTTCAATCATAAAAAATGCTTTAAATAAACCATTTAAATTGAGAAAATCTACACAACCTACTAAAGCATCACAAAAGAAAAGAGTTGAGGTTAAGAAAAAACGCGGCGAATTGAAAAAAAGTCGACAAAAAGAAAAAATATATCAAATATGA